One stretch of Balneola sp. MJW-20 DNA includes these proteins:
- the lnt gene encoding apolipoprotein N-acyltransferase → MKRFWSHKLLLSISSGILLGLSFPPLDLSFLSIPAFILIFRLVHISDGLRQAAYYLYPGLVIWNLITTYWLMMADIYAGIAAILANSAVMTIPLCLAGYFEKKLSNKWMIVLLQTTSWVSYEYLHHLWDLSWPWLAIGNAWANYISLIQYISVTGHLGITLWVVLTAALLYRGIEFSDRSFTLSALFIFILFPAVSFISFQVNEASEASGSTLVTVVQPNHDSYQDFGGMSGIQEVMDSLFSETERHLEENTELIIWPENAIDKAIYPQGYEENRIADSARSWNSPILTGTGYIKIYNEGEEPAYYRTGGIGRPYNIYNTALFVDIYGKALPYFKANLVPIVERVPFLPVLIKADVFDLVPWNEIPSFGKGSSHTLFSSADYSTPGLVCYDSVYPTWIRPFVQNGATFITIITNDGWWGDTSGHHQHFAYARLRAIEFDRWVVRSANNGISGIIAPDGTVKVKTGYWTRTGFSYEVPDLNTRTFYTRFGDWLAITCLFLSSGAFIFLLIKSRLS, encoded by the coding sequence ATGAAAAGATTCTGGTCCCACAAATTATTACTGAGTATCTCTTCCGGAATTCTTCTGGGACTTAGCTTCCCCCCTCTGGATCTCTCTTTTCTGAGTATTCCGGCTTTTATTTTGATCTTCCGCCTGGTCCATATCAGTGACGGACTCCGACAGGCTGCCTATTACCTTTATCCGGGCCTGGTCATTTGGAATCTGATCACCACTTACTGGCTCATGATGGCAGATATCTATGCCGGTATTGCTGCCATACTGGCTAACAGTGCGGTAATGACAATTCCGCTATGTTTGGCGGGCTATTTTGAAAAGAAATTATCCAATAAATGGATGATAGTCCTGCTTCAGACCACAAGCTGGGTGAGTTATGAATATCTGCACCATCTCTGGGATCTGTCATGGCCATGGCTGGCCATTGGAAATGCATGGGCTAATTATATCAGCCTGATCCAGTATATTTCTGTTACAGGTCACCTGGGTATCACCCTATGGGTGGTGCTTACGGCAGCCCTTTTATACCGGGGTATTGAGTTTTCTGATCGATCCTTTACTCTTTCAGCCCTCTTTATATTCATATTATTCCCGGCAGTATCATTCATCAGCTTTCAGGTTAATGAGGCCTCCGAAGCTTCAGGATCTACCCTGGTAACCGTCGTTCAACCTAATCATGACAGCTATCAGGATTTCGGAGGAATGAGCGGTATTCAGGAAGTAATGGACAGTCTTTTCTCAGAAACAGAACGTCATCTCGAGGAAAATACGGAACTCATAATCTGGCCGGAAAATGCAATTGATAAAGCCATCTATCCGCAGGGATATGAAGAAAATCGCATAGCTGATTCTGCACGGTCCTGGAACAGCCCTATCTTAACCGGAACCGGATATATAAAGATATATAATGAGGGTGAAGAACCTGCCTACTACCGGACCGGGGGCATTGGCAGGCCATACAATATATATAATACAGCATTATTTGTGGATATCTATGGCAAGGCACTTCCTTATTTCAAAGCTAACCTGGTGCCCATCGTTGAGAGAGTTCCATTTCTGCCGGTTCTGATCAAAGCAGATGTTTTTGATCTCGTTCCCTGGAATGAGATCCCCAGTTTCGGAAAAGGTTCCAGTCATACTTTGTTCAGCAGTGCGGATTATTCAACCCCGGGACTGGTTTGTTACGATTCCGTCTATCCAACCTGGATTCGACCCTTTGTTCAAAATGGTGCTACATTTATTACCATCATAACCAACGACGGATGGTGGGGAGACACCAGCGGGCATCATCAGCATTTTGCCTATGCCAGGCTCAGGGCTATTGAATTCGACCGCTGGGTGGTCCGTTCAGCCAATAACGGAATATCCGGTATCATTGCTCCTGACGGAACTGTTAAGGTCAAAACCGGATACTGGACTCGAACCGGATTCAGTTATGAAGTTCCCGATCTGAACACCCGTACTTTTTATACACGCTTCGGAGACTGGTTAGCGATCACCTGTCTGTTCTTATCCTCAGGTGCATTTATATTTCTTCTTATAAAGAGCAGACTATCTTGA
- the rsmI gene encoding 16S rRNA (cytidine(1402)-2'-O)-methyltransferase: MSTLFLVATPIGNLKDFSPRAVEVLNSVDYIACEDTRTSSKLLQAYQINKPTFSFHQHNEHKKVDYLTDLLMSGSQVALITDAGMPGISDPGFLASRAAHQKGIPVVVIPGPDAATTALAGSGLPCDRYVFEGFLPHKKGRQKRLKELAEEERTIILYESPNRLIKLLRELGEYFGKERLAAVCRELTKTYEEITRAPLSDLQQNYENRDSVKGEIVVIIAGKKYSE; encoded by the coding sequence GTGTCTACCTTATTTTTAGTAGCAACCCCGATCGGAAATCTGAAAGATTTTTCTCCAAGAGCAGTAGAAGTACTTAATTCGGTTGATTATATCGCCTGTGAGGATACACGAACATCCTCTAAGTTATTACAAGCTTATCAAATCAACAAACCTACCTTTTCATTTCATCAGCATAATGAACACAAAAAAGTGGATTATCTGACCGATCTACTGATGTCCGGCAGTCAGGTAGCGCTGATTACCGATGCAGGTATGCCCGGTATATCTGATCCCGGGTTTCTGGCATCACGGGCTGCCCACCAAAAAGGGATCCCGGTTGTGGTCATCCCCGGTCCGGATGCAGCTACTACTGCCCTTGCAGGAAGCGGGCTTCCCTGTGACCGTTATGTGTTTGAAGGATTTTTACCTCACAAGAAGGGCCGGCAGAAGAGACTTAAAGAATTAGCAGAAGAAGAAAGAACCATCATACTTTACGAAAGCCCGAACAGGCTCATAAAACTTCTTAGGGAGCTTGGAGAGTATTTCGGAAAAGAAAGGCTTGCCGCAGTATGTAGGGAACTCACCAAAACCTATGAAGAGATCACCCGGGCTCCTTTAAGCGATCTTCAGCAAAATTATGAGAACCGTGATTCTGTAAAAGGTGAAATTGTTGTTATCATTGCCGGTAAAAAATACTCCGAATGA
- a CDS encoding VOC family protein, which produces MNFKPTGINHITIRVNRIDASKEFYGDILGLELIRTMGQSMAVYKIGNGDTLVIVEAETSYDPTSRDFRVDHFGFYVESPEQVDELAKYFRSKEVTIMSGPANRKRGRFVFVADPDGNMIEFFYEED; this is translated from the coding sequence ATGAATTTTAAGCCAACAGGAATAAATCACATTACGATCAGAGTTAACAGGATTGATGCCTCAAAAGAATTTTATGGTGATATCCTGGGACTGGAGCTGATCCGGACCATGGGCCAAAGTATGGCTGTTTATAAGATCGGTAATGGAGATACTCTGGTGATCGTGGAAGCAGAGACCAGTTACGATCCAACATCCAGAGACTTTCGTGTTGATCACTTTGGTTTTTACGTGGAGAGTCCCGAACAAGTGGACGAACTGGCTAAGTATTTCCGTTCCAAAGAAGTTACGATCATGAGTGGTCCGGCGAATCGTAAAAGAGGCAGATTTGTATTTGTAGCCGATCCTGATGGGAATATGATTGAGTTTTTCTACGAAGAAGACTAA
- a CDS encoding SulP family inorganic anion transporter gives MNKDFKPGFLENLKYDAPASLVVFLVAVPLCLGIALASGAPLFAGIIAGIVGGIVVGSLSGSPLGVSGPAAGLAVIVLSAIQELGAFDIFLVAVVLAGLIQIGLGYAKAGIIAYYFPSSVIKGMLSGIGIIIILKQIPHAFGYDGNPEGEIAFLQPDGQNTFSELVNMLDFFSPGAITVTLIGLGILILWEQKFMKKIRLFELIQGPLVVVIVGIILNLIFRGTENFAFAANQVVSLPVSDSIAGFFGQFTFPDFSAITNPEVYITAATIAVVASLETLLCVEATDKLDPYKRVTPTNQELRAQGVGNLISGLIGGLPITQVIVRSSANIQSGGRTKTSAIIHGFLLLFTVMLIPNILNLIPLASLAAILFLVGYKLAKPALFKQMYKQGSSHFVPFMVTILGIVFTDLLIGIGLGLLVAVSFVLYNNYKSPYFFDPEKHEDGKPVLLELSEEVTFLNKASMLQTLNHIPNGTDLIIDASRSSNIDLDVLEIIEDFKVQAKHRNITVRFENYNPEEKDHVKDLQNTIGPRN, from the coding sequence ATGAATAAAGACTTTAAACCGGGTTTTTTAGAAAACCTTAAATATGACGCTCCTGCCAGTTTGGTAGTATTTCTAGTAGCAGTTCCTTTATGCCTTGGAATTGCTCTTGCATCCGGCGCACCACTCTTTGCCGGTATTATTGCCGGTATTGTCGGTGGTATCGTAGTGGGTTCTTTGAGTGGGTCACCGCTTGGAGTTAGTGGTCCAGCTGCCGGCCTTGCAGTGATCGTATTATCCGCTATACAGGAGCTTGGTGCATTCGATATCTTTCTGGTAGCGGTAGTACTAGCCGGATTAATACAGATCGGTCTGGGATACGCAAAAGCAGGAATAATCGCATACTATTTCCCTTCATCAGTGATCAAGGGGATGCTCTCTGGTATCGGTATTATCATTATCCTGAAACAGATACCTCATGCCTTTGGCTACGACGGCAATCCGGAAGGTGAGATCGCCTTTCTTCAGCCGGATGGTCAAAATACTTTTTCTGAACTGGTTAACATGCTCGACTTTTTTAGTCCGGGAGCGATCACGGTAACGCTGATCGGCCTGGGTATTTTGATACTTTGGGAACAGAAGTTCATGAAGAAGATCAGGTTATTTGAATTGATCCAGGGACCACTGGTCGTTGTTATAGTGGGCATAATCCTGAATTTGATATTCAGAGGAACGGAAAATTTCGCATTCGCTGCAAATCAGGTAGTCAGTCTTCCGGTATCAGACTCTATTGCCGGTTTCTTTGGGCAATTTACTTTTCCCGATTTCAGTGCTATCACAAATCCGGAAGTATATATAACAGCCGCCACCATCGCGGTAGTTGCCAGTCTGGAAACACTTTTATGTGTGGAAGCAACCGATAAACTGGATCCATACAAACGGGTAACCCCAACTAATCAGGAGCTGAGAGCTCAGGGTGTAGGAAATCTTATTTCCGGTCTGATCGGTGGTCTTCCTATTACACAGGTTATCGTCAGATCCTCGGCAAACATTCAGTCAGGCGGCAGAACGAAAACATCTGCTATCATTCATGGTTTCCTGTTACTCTTTACAGTAATGCTGATCCCAAATATTCTGAACCTTATCCCTTTGGCAAGTCTTGCTGCGATCCTCTTTCTGGTTGGTTATAAATTAGCTAAGCCGGCTCTGTTTAAGCAGATGTATAAGCAGGGATCCAGCCATTTCGTACCCTTTATGGTGACCATACTGGGGATTGTATTCACAGATCTTCTGATAGGAATCGGACTTGGTTTGTTAGTAGCCGTCAGTTTTGTTCTTTATAACAATTATAAGTCACCCTATTTCTTTGATCCGGAGAAACATGAAGATGGTAAACCGGTTCTCCTGGAACTCTCAGAGGAAGTTACCTTTCTGAATAAAGCCAGTATGCTCCAGACGCTGAATCACATACCCAATGGAACTGATCTTATTATTGATGCCAGTCGTTCTTCGAATATTGATCTGGATGTACTTGAGATCATTGAAGACTTTAAAGTTCAGGCAAAACACAGAAACATTACGGTTCGCTTTGAGAATTATAATCCCGAAGAAAAAGATCACGTCAAAGATCTTCAGAACACCATTGGACCTAGAAATTAA
- a CDS encoding carbonic anhydrase family protein codes for MNISELNSKAQNAETQSSLSPADALQLLKEGNSRFVADKKLNRDLLGQVVSTTGGQYPFAAVLSCIDSRVPAEIVFDQGIGDIFSARVAGNIVNEDILGSLEYSCKVAGSKAIVVMGHSRCGAVSAACDDVKLGNITALLSNIRPAVESVASESNIEASSSDAEFVQNVSDRNVQNTIDAIRDKSDILREMHDNGEIDIVGAMYHVDSGKVTFF; via the coding sequence ATGAATATTTCAGAATTGAATAGTAAAGCACAGAATGCAGAAACTCAGTCTTCTTTGAGCCCGGCAGATGCCCTGCAACTGCTCAAAGAGGGAAACAGCCGTTTTGTTGCTGACAAAAAACTTAATCGTGATCTTTTGGGTCAGGTGGTATCAACCACCGGGGGACAATATCCCTTTGCAGCAGTATTGAGCTGTATTGATTCGAGAGTTCCTGCAGAGATCGTATTTGATCAGGGGATCGGAGATATCTTCAGCGCCAGAGTTGCCGGTAATATTGTAAATGAAGACATTCTCGGAAGCCTTGAATATTCCTGTAAGGTAGCGGGGTCCAAAGCGATCGTAGTAATGGGACATTCACGTTGCGGAGCTGTAAGTGCCGCCTGCGATGATGTGAAACTCGGCAATATTACGGCATTACTTAGTAATATCCGTCCGGCTGTAGAGTCGGTTGCATCCGAATCGAATATAGAAGCGAGCAGCAGTGATGCTGAGTTTGTACAGAATGTGTCTGACCGTAATGTTCAGAACACCATAGACGCGATCAGAGATAAAAGTGATATTCTGCGTGAGATGCACGACAATGGGGAGATCGATATTGTCGGAGCAATGTATCATGTAGACAGCGGAAAGGTCACATTCTTCTGA
- the hisI gene encoding phosphoribosyl-AMP cyclohydrolase produces the protein MSSITFKKRLTVEQVEEGHDLAPKFNEDGLIPVVTTDFGSGELLMHGYMNEEALKKTIELGEAVYYSRSRETLWHKGATSGLVQTIREMRIDDDQDCVWLRVDVQGNGASCHVGYRSCFYRSVPTGNDFKKTDGTLRYEEDEKVFDPKEVYGDAPNPTKL, from the coding sequence ATGAGTTCAATTACATTCAAAAAAAGACTGACCGTAGAACAAGTAGAAGAAGGTCATGATCTGGCCCCTAAATTTAATGAAGATGGTCTTATCCCGGTAGTGACCACCGATTTTGGGTCAGGTGAACTACTGATGCATGGATATATGAATGAAGAGGCCCTTAAGAAGACTATTGAACTGGGTGAAGCTGTGTACTACAGTCGCAGCCGAGAAACATTATGGCATAAAGGAGCCACCAGTGGATTAGTGCAGACCATCCGGGAAATGCGCATCGATGATGACCAGGATTGCGTCTGGCTCAGAGTTGATGTTCAGGGCAATGGGGCCAGCTGTCACGTAGGCTACCGTTCCTGCTTTTACAGAAGTGTTCCCACCGGTAATGATTTCAAAAAGACCGACGGTACACTTCGATACGAAGAAGATGAAAAAGTCTTTGATCCTAAGGAAGTTTACGGAGACGCACCGAATCCAACCAAACTTTAG
- the yidD gene encoding membrane protein insertion efficiency factor YidD, whose amino-acid sequence MISLNQIPQKILIGLVRFYQLAISPWMGKSCRYSPTCSQYTIEAIREWGAIKGSWLGLKRISSCHPWGGHGHDPVPKNENKKLYEHPEGAQH is encoded by the coding sequence ATGATCTCTCTGAATCAAATACCTCAAAAGATCCTGATCGGACTGGTCCGATTCTATCAGTTGGCAATATCTCCCTGGATGGGCAAAAGTTGCCGCTACTCTCCTACCTGTTCACAATATACGATCGAAGCAATTCGGGAGTGGGGAGCCATTAAAGGAAGCTGGCTTGGCTTAAAACGGATTTCCAGTTGTCATCCATGGGGTGGTCATGGGCACGACCCCGTCCCAAAAAACGAAAATAAAAAGCTGTATGAACACCCGGAGGGTGCTCAGCATTAA